A genomic region of Leptolyngbya sp. FACHB-261 contains the following coding sequences:
- a CDS encoding trypsin-like peptidase domain-containing protein: protein MYLNLLTSLVAPALLVAQLPFSQQPQPSADKRLAMYAKPAVVRIVAGCYGTYSDGSKSYPLSNAGLGSGYFINPNGYIVTNAHVVEATREGEQGCKKRLFQKLVVKLTGIKNINDVPQTRQAAIEERFKLDSASFDYVQRVVLPNTDGNFPRYEIKSFGTAGSGGSGKDIAVIKIEVKNAPALPLGDSDKVELQDNVMVLGYPGAADSFRDFSKKSVYEATVVKGAVSSSNKTLADDAPVLQLDALVTYGSSGGPVLNERGEVVGMITFGGRDEDGAVKIPFAVTTSTIQEFIGQSGTANEKGVIDDLYRKGLELYWQGDYRQAKAKFEAVKGLFPQHSDINRLLGECDQKLADGWKNGDPFFWLLLTAVLVAVPSLGYFLLNRNAMPRFSAVGGHSNVELDESNEQSFSPPIGVPNSSHRYPLQQPTITSVAPQLKLNRQGKTLQFALDQEVYHLGRERGWSDFEIPDAGWEVISRRHAVLRREGDNYRIYDGDGQTPSRNGIFVDQVQIDGTKGYLLNHGCQIKLGQNPATLVTLTYSNPASQQTAAAPTNVDMS, encoded by the coding sequence ATGTATCTAAACCTGCTAACGTCGCTTGTTGCCCCTGCCCTACTTGTAGCTCAGCTTCCCTTCAGCCAACAGCCACAGCCCAGTGCCGATAAGCGTCTGGCTATGTATGCCAAGCCAGCAGTTGTCCGTATTGTCGCTGGTTGTTATGGCACTTACAGTGATGGATCTAAATCTTATCCCTTATCTAACGCAGGCTTAGGCTCTGGCTACTTTATCAATCCCAATGGCTACATTGTCACCAATGCACATGTCGTAGAGGCTACAAGAGAGGGCGAACAAGGCTGCAAAAAGCGTTTGTTTCAAAAGCTGGTCGTGAAGCTAACTGGCATTAAAAATATAAACGATGTTCCTCAGACAAGACAAGCCGCTATTGAGGAACGCTTTAAGTTAGACTCTGCTAGCTTCGATTATGTTCAGAGAGTGGTTTTGCCCAATACTGATGGCAATTTCCCAAGGTATGAAATTAAATCCTTTGGGACAGCTGGCTCTGGCGGCAGCGGCAAAGATATTGCGGTGATCAAGATTGAGGTTAAAAACGCGCCCGCTTTGCCTTTAGGAGACTCAGACAAAGTTGAGCTTCAAGACAATGTAATGGTCTTGGGTTATCCCGGTGCTGCTGATAGCTTCCGTGACTTCAGTAAGAAGTCGGTTTATGAAGCAACGGTGGTGAAGGGAGCTGTTTCTAGCTCTAACAAAACCCTGGCAGATGATGCTCCGGTATTACAACTGGATGCACTGGTTACCTATGGCAGTTCTGGCGGACCAGTGCTTAATGAGCGGGGTGAAGTCGTTGGCATGATCACCTTCGGTGGGCGTGACGAAGACGGCGCGGTGAAGATCCCCTTTGCAGTGACTACTAGTACAATTCAAGAGTTCATTGGGCAGTCGGGTACTGCTAATGAAAAAGGCGTCATTGATGACCTTTATCGCAAGGGGTTAGAGCTTTACTGGCAGGGAGATTACCGTCAGGCTAAAGCAAAGTTTGAGGCTGTCAAAGGTTTATTCCCACAGCATTCAGACATCAATCGCTTACTGGGGGAATGCGACCAAAAGCTAGCCGATGGTTGGAAGAATGGTGATCCCTTTTTCTGGCTCTTGCTAACCGCGGTTCTGGTTGCTGTGCCTAGCCTGGGCTACTTCCTACTCAATCGCAATGCAATGCCGCGTTTCAGTGCTGTCGGCGGACATAGTAACGTCGAGTTAGATGAGTCTAATGAGCAATCTTTCAGCCCACCCATTGGCGTACCTAATAGCAGTCATCGCTACCCGTTACAACAGCCTACGATCACCTCAGTTGCCCCTCAGCTGAAACTGAACCGCCAGGGTAAAACGCTGCAATTCGCGTTGGACCAGGAGGTTTACCACTTGGGTCGTGAGCGTGGCTGGTCAGATTTCGAAATCCCGGATGCAGGCTGGGAGGTGATCTCTAGACGTCACGCTGTCCTGCGCCGAGAGGGTGACAACTATCGGATCTACGATGGCGATGGTCAGACACCCAGCCGCAATGGCATCTTCGTTGATCAGGTTCAGATTGATGGGACGAAGGGCTACCTCTTGAACCACGGCTGTCAGATCAAACTTGGGCAGAATCCTGCAACGCTTGTGACCCTAACCTACTCCAACCCTGCTAGCCAGCAGACTGCTGCCGCTCCTACCAACGTCGACATGAGTTAA
- a CDS encoding toll/interleukin-1 receptor domain-containing protein yields the protein MLAAGAIKVFFSYAHPDEKLRDELAKHLRSLQRQGIISAWYDRQISPGAEYANEIDEHLNTAQVILLLVSPDFIDSDYCHDVEVKRAMERHRTGEARVIPVVLRPVDWRGAPFSKLRPLPKDAQPVTTWQNQDAAFLNVAQGIELAVKELASKRRSDPNLSGRKPAAPTERPSATPISKRVATPSTPSRVPSPPSKPRAKSQAVPLIAPLSWIGGGWLLAMLIGQMALSSQTDWSYSGSMALAGAVGGIINGFIVEYFLKWATPSHLRQALLPSWTWILAWTVGGAVVGGGVIGRAISNGTISGQDGGVLLFVAGSMVGATMFWLLRQNRS from the coding sequence ATGTTGGCAGCAGGAGCGATCAAAGTCTTTTTCTCTTATGCCCATCCGGATGAAAAACTGCGCGATGAATTAGCTAAACACCTGCGAAGCTTGCAGCGTCAGGGCATTATCTCAGCCTGGTATGACCGGCAGATTAGCCCAGGCGCTGAATATGCCAACGAAATTGACGAGCACCTGAATACAGCCCAGGTAATTTTGCTACTGGTTAGCCCCGATTTCATTGATTCAGACTACTGCCACGACGTTGAAGTGAAGCGGGCAATGGAACGTCACCGAACAGGAGAAGCTCGTGTGATCCCAGTTGTATTGCGTCCAGTAGACTGGCGCGGCGCACCCTTTAGCAAACTCAGACCCCTGCCCAAGGATGCTCAACCGGTCACTACCTGGCAGAACCAGGATGCAGCCTTTTTGAATGTTGCTCAGGGCATTGAATTAGCAGTAAAAGAATTAGCAAGCAAGCGACGCTCTGATCCCAACCTGTCTGGTCGCAAGCCTGCCGCTCCGACTGAACGCCCCTCTGCCACCCCGATATCCAAGCGCGTCGCTACGCCCTCCACGCCTTCTAGAGTCCCAAGCCCACCTTCTAAACCCAGAGCGAAGTCTCAAGCAGTGCCTCTAATTGCGCCGTTGAGCTGGATCGGAGGGGGTTGGTTACTAGCGATGCTGATCGGTCAGATGGCCCTCTCAAGTCAAACCGACTGGAGCTACAGCGGCAGTATGGCGCTGGCAGGAGCCGTTGGTGGCATCATCAACGGTTTCATCGTGGAGTATTTCTTGAAGTGGGCAACGCCGTCTCACTTGCGGCAAGCTCTACTGCCTAGTTGGACCTGGATTCTGGCTTGGACCGTAGGCGGTGCTGTTGTAGGAGGCGGTGTTATTGGCAGGGCGATTAGCAATGGCACCATCAGTGGGCAAGATGGAGGGGTTTTGCTGTTTGTAGCCGGTTCCATGGTCGGCGCGACTATGTTCTGGTTGCTACGGCAGAATCGCTCTTAG